One genomic region from Equus asinus isolate D_3611 breed Donkey chromosome 8, EquAss-T2T_v2, whole genome shotgun sequence encodes:
- the LOC106843452 gene encoding olfactory receptor 14J1-like — MANFTTMNGFLLMGFSAKPELEILCASLFLVSYLVALTGNILIITATSMDDSLYSPMYFFLKHLSFLDLCYISVTVPRYICNSFMHNGNISLWECILQCFAFTLCGSSEMAMLTVMSYDRYVAICLPLHYEIIMNFNTCIHGILAVWISGVISGVMHTAATFSIHFCGTKIIHQFFCDVPQILKLSCSNEYVSELGVIVFLSLVAFLCFICIGLSYMHIFSTVLQIPSAEGRAKAFSTCVPHLSVVILFISTGVFAFLKPHSDSPTALDFLLSVFYTVLPPTLNPMIYSLRNKAMKTALRKVFKRRKAYFFC; from the coding sequence ATGGCTAATTTTACTACAATGAACGGATTTCTTCTCATGGGGTTTTCTGCCAAGCCTGAGCTAGAAATCTTATGTGCTTCTCTGTTCTTAGTCTCATACTTAGTGGCTTTAACTGGAAATATTCTCATTATCACTGCAACTTCTATGGACGACAGTCTTTACTCacctatgtattttttcctgaaacatcTCTCCTTCTTAGATCTATGCTATATTTCTGTGACTGTACCAAGGTACATTTGCAACTCTTTCATGCACAATGGCAATATTTCCCTCTGGGAATGCATATTACAGTGTTTTGCTTTCACTCTCTGTGGTTCTTCTGAGATGGCCATGCTCACAGTGatgtcctatgaccgctatgtggccatctgcctCCCACTGCACTATGAAATCATCATGAATTTTAATACCTGTATTCATGGAATCTTGGCTGTCTGGATCAGTGGGGTCATCTCTGGAGTCATGCACACAGCTGCTACTTTCTCCATCCACTTCTGTGGTACCAAAATTATTCACCAGTTCTTCTGTGATGTCCCCCAGATCCTGAAACTCTCTTGTTCTAACGAGTATGTCAGTGAGCTTGGGGTTATTGTCTTTCTGTCCTTGGTGGCATTTCTTTGCTTCATCTGCATTGGGCTCTCTTACATGCACATATTCTCTACTGTGCTGCAGATCCCATCTGCTGAAGGCAGAGCCAAGGCCTTTTCCACTTGCGTGCCACACCTGTCTGTTGTCATATTGTTTATCTCCACTGGTGTCTTTGCATTTCTAAAGCCACATTCTGACTCTCCAACTGCATTAGACTTTTTGCTCAGTGTTTTTTATACTGTTCTGCCTCCAACACTCAACCCTATGATCTACAGCCTCAGAAACAAAGCTATGAAGACAGCtctaagaaaagtttttaaaagaagaaaagcctaCTTCTTTTGCTGA
- the LOC106843499 gene encoding olfactory receptor 12D1-like, whose amino-acid sequence MLNQTSVTEFLLLGVTDIQELWPLLFVVFLAIYFVNVAGNGTILMIVISDPRLHSPMYFFLGNLSCLDICYSTVTLPKMLGNFLSTHKAISFLGCISQLHFFHFLGSTESMLLAVMAFDRFVAICKPLHYTVIMNHQLCTQMAITIWIIGFFHALLHSVMTSHLNFCGSNHVHHFFCDVKPLLALACGKIEFNQWLLNTVTGMIAMGSFFLTLLSYFYIITHLFCKTHSCSTLHKALSTCASHFMVVILFFAPVVFTYIRPASGSSMDQDRIIAIMYSVVTPVLNPLIYSLRNKDVKRALSRMIRRRL is encoded by the coding sequence aTGCTGAATCAAACTTCAGTCACTGAATTTCTCCTTCTGGGGGTAACagatatccaagaactgtggccTTTACTCTTTGTCGttttccttgcaatttatttTGTCAATGTGGCTGGGAATGGAACCATTCTGATGATTGTCATCTCTGATCCAAGACTCCATTCACCTATGTATTTCTTCCTGGGAAATCTTTCATGTCTAGATATCTGCTACTCCACGGTGACACTGCCAAAGATGCTGGGGAACTTCCTCTCTACACACAAAGCAATTTCTTTTCTGGGATGCATAAGTCAgcttcatttcttccatttcctggGCAGCACAGAGTCCATGTTGTTGGCTGTGATGGCCTTTGACCGCTTTGTGGCTATCTGCAAACCACTTCATTACACTGTCATCATGAATCATCAGCTCTGTACCCAGATGGCTATCACTATCTGGATCATTGGCTTTTTCCATGCCCTGTTGCACTCCGTGATGACCTCTCACTTGAACTTCTGTGGTTCTAACCATGTTCATCACTTCTTCTGTGATGTTAAGCCACTGCTGGCTTTGGCCTGTGGGAAGATTGAGTTCAACCAGTGGCTGCTCAATACTGTCACAGGGATGATTGCTATGGGTTCATTCTTTCTAACACTTCTCTCCTATTTCTATATCATCACCCACCTCTTCTGCAAGACCCATTCTTGCAGCACGCTTCACAAAGCACTGTCCACTTGTGCCTCCCACTTCATGGtagttattcttttctttgctccTGTTGTCTTTACCTACATTCGTCCTGCTTCAGGCAGCTCCATGGACCAGGACCGGATCATTGCCATCATGTACAGTGTGGTCACACCTGTGCTAAATCCATTGATCTACTCTTTGAGGAACAAGGACGTGAAGAGGGCCTTGAGTAGGATGATCAGAAGGAGGCTCTGA